In Chitinophaga sp. HK235, a single window of DNA contains:
- a CDS encoding IS3 family transposase (programmed frameshift), which translates to MKKTRFTETQIVSILKQQENGLATKDICREHGISEATFYNWKSKYGGMEASDVKRLKDLEEENSRLKRMYADLSLDNQILKDPIHKKRLGPSTKRQVAEELVADQGISVSRACRIVSFPRSKFYYRSRRNDQVLIDALQDLAFKHTSYGFRKLFAYLRRAGHHWNHKRVYRVYRLLKLNKRRKLKRRVPARIKQPLQQQTNVNIIWSMDFMSDSLIGNKRFRTFNVIDDGSREVLGIEVDTSLSSYRIVRVLERIIESRGKPAAIRTDNGPEFTSGYFEQWCHQHGIRLQYIQPGRPMQNGYVERFNRLYREAVLDAYIFEDLHQVRELTYTWMEEYNQRRPHESLKNMTPCEWKAELQKSRNSN; encoded by the exons ATGAAAAAGACCAGATTCACAGAAACTCAGATTGTGTCTATTTTGAAGCAGCAGGAAAATGGGCTTGCCACAAAGGACATTTGCCGCGAACATGGCATTTCTGAAGCTACTTTCTATAACTGGAAAAGCAAGTATGGAGGCATGGAGGCTTCAGATGTGAAGCGCCTCAAAGACCTGGAGGAAGAAAATTCCAGGCTCAAAAGAATGTATGCTGACCTATCCCTTGACAATCAGATACTGAAGGATC CTATTCACAAAAAAAGGCTGGGCCCTTCCACAAAAAGACAAGTAGCAGAAGAATTGGTCGCAGATCAGGGTATTTCTGTGAGCAGGGCCTGTCGAATAGTTTCCTTTCCCCGTTCAAAGTTTTATTATCGTAGTCGTAGAAATGACCAGGTACTGATTGATGCCCTTCAGGACCTTGCTTTTAAGCATACTTCCTACGGTTTTCGCAAGCTTTTCGCCTATTTGAGGCGTGCAGGTCATCACTGGAATCATAAAAGAGTATACCGGGTATACAGGCTGCTTAAGCTGAATAAGAGGAGGAAGCTGAAACGCAGAGTGCCAGCACGCATTAAACAACCATTACAACAGCAAACCAATGTTAATATCATCTGGAGCATGGATTTCATGAGTGATAGCCTGATTGGAAACAAACGCTTCAGAACATTTAACGTGATAGATGATGGCTCCCGGGAGGTCTTGGGTATAGAAGTCGATACTTCACTATCGTCATACCGAATTGTACGGGTATTGGAAAGAATTATTGAATCCAGAGGCAAACCAGCCGCGATAAGAACTGATAATGGTCCGGAATTTACTTCAGGTTATTTTGAACAGTGGTGCCACCAGCACGGTATCCGGCTACAATACATTCAACCAGGCCGACCAATGCAGAATGGTTATGTCGAACGATTTAATCGTCTTTACAGAGAAGCTGTCCTCGATGCCTATATCTTTGAGGACTTGCACCAGGTAAGGGAATTAACCTATACCTGGATGGAAGAATATAACCAAAGAAGACCTCACGAATCTTTGAAGAACATGACGCCTTGCGAATGGAAAGCGGAGTTGCAAAAATCCAGAAACTCCAATTAA
- a CDS encoding MAE_28990/MAE_18760 family HEPN-like nuclease — protein MNLDEIWSEIEEEYKWRSDEIRFFTNQLLHLSSVEDKDKFRRAIVLMLYAHFEGFCKFAFLLYTTSINKEKLKCRDVTHTIAASGLAKLFEDLRNPNRRSDHFKRELPDDTQLHRSARDIEFLEALGDINEKTLEIPEKLIDTESNLKPVVLRKILFRLGLDHTAFSEIESDISKLLGYRNAIAHGEKRDGIDENTYDTIRKATFKVIDQVKSFVMQSLSDRVFLRQEVK, from the coding sequence ATGAATTTAGACGAAATCTGGTCTGAAATTGAAGAGGAATATAAATGGAGATCGGATGAAATCCGTTTTTTTACTAACCAACTACTGCATCTGAGTTCTGTTGAAGATAAAGATAAATTCAGAAGAGCTATTGTACTCATGCTTTATGCGCATTTTGAGGGTTTTTGCAAATTTGCCTTTCTACTCTATACTACTTCAATTAATAAGGAGAAACTCAAATGTAGAGATGTAACACACACAATTGCAGCTTCTGGATTGGCAAAACTATTCGAAGATCTCCGAAATCCAAATAGAAGGTCAGACCATTTTAAACGGGAGCTACCTGATGATACACAGTTGCACCGTTCTGCAAGGGATATTGAATTTCTTGAAGCTTTGGGGGACATCAATGAGAAAACACTGGAAATTCCGGAAAAATTAATTGATACAGAATCAAACCTTAAACCAGTAGTACTAAGGAAAATTCTTTTCAGGTTAGGGCTTGATCACACCGCATTTAGTGAAATTGAAAGTGATATTAGTAAACTTCTTGGTTATCGAAATGCAATTGCTCATGGTGAAAAAAGAGATGGCATAGATGAAAATACTTATGATACAATTAGAAAGGCTACATTTAAGGTAATTGACCAGGTTAAATCTTTCGTTATGCAGAGCCTTTCCGATAGGGTTTTTCTAAGGCAAGAGGTAAAATAA
- a CDS encoding DUF262 domain-containing protein: MAQTPDQIVSLIQSIETISKNVHTQSLDLSFNEILDMRKNNELDITPDFQRLFRWTEGARSRFIESLLLEMPVPPIYVVEVDDGRYLLIDGLQRISSYLHLRGHLEADHLDNPVKLGDMLVLTDCDIVKELNGKTFDDLGTALQIRLKRAFVRVEVVRKGSDPHFKYHMFKRLNTGGEVLSPQQIRNCTIRLLNPQFIDFIKELSQEGIFKQCTEYLTYEQKMASFDQELVLRFFALKNNREEFKHDVGDFLTDYMEAISEPDDTSFNYDEEKTNFLKTFTVLYKTLGEFSFGYANKKREGELTKAFGIYHFESFTIGLQKRINQMQPEDDAQMESLKNILIAIKHDADFIAMTTGGGKNSKGLLISRIGFVEEKVENLFI, translated from the coding sequence ATGGCTCAAACACCAGATCAGATAGTTAGTCTAATTCAGTCTATTGAGACTATATCAAAGAACGTTCATACTCAAAGCCTGGATCTTTCATTTAATGAAATCCTTGATATGAGAAAGAATAATGAATTGGATATTACGCCTGACTTCCAACGGCTTTTTCGGTGGACAGAAGGTGCCCGGTCAAGATTTATTGAATCTTTATTATTAGAAATGCCTGTTCCGCCAATTTATGTTGTTGAGGTAGACGACGGAAGGTATCTTTTAATTGATGGTCTACAACGCATTTCATCTTATTTGCACTTACGAGGACATTTGGAGGCCGACCATCTCGATAATCCAGTTAAACTGGGTGATATGTTGGTGTTAACTGATTGCGATATCGTAAAGGAGCTAAATGGAAAAACGTTTGATGATCTTGGCACCGCTTTGCAAATTAGGCTAAAGAGAGCATTTGTTCGAGTGGAGGTTGTTAGAAAGGGAAGCGACCCTCATTTTAAATATCACATGTTCAAAAGATTGAATACTGGTGGGGAAGTTCTAAGTCCACAGCAAATCCGAAATTGTACAATACGCCTTCTAAATCCGCAATTTATTGATTTTATTAAAGAGTTGAGCCAAGAAGGTATTTTCAAACAATGTACTGAGTACCTAACATATGAGCAAAAAATGGCCTCCTTCGATCAAGAATTAGTTTTGAGATTCTTTGCTTTAAAAAACAATAGGGAGGAGTTTAAGCATGATGTTGGCGATTTTTTAACAGATTATATGGAGGCTATTTCAGAGCCGGACGATACCTCATTTAATTACGATGAAGAGAAAACCAATTTTTTGAAAACCTTTACTGTCCTTTATAAAACACTTGGAGAGTTTTCATTTGGTTATGCGAATAAAAAACGAGAAGGCGAACTGACAAAGGCATTCGGCATTTATCATTTTGAATCCTTTACGATTGGATTACAGAAGAGAATAAATCAAATGCAACCAGAGGACGATGCGCAAATGGAGAGCCTTAAAAATATTTTAATTGCCATCAAACATGATGCAGATTTTATTGCCATGACAACTGGTGGGGGTAAAAACTCCAAAGGGTTACTAATTAGTCGAATCGGATTTGTAGAAGAAAAGGTAGAAAATCTGTTTATATGA
- a CDS encoding DNA methyltransferase, producing MIQDLKEARSSKTANKIKVSNPKRYSSSEEFETWFPYYAGYSPVFVDDILKSLNHESECILLDPWNGSGTTTHVASRHGIKSIGFDLNPVMVVAAKATHLSSTDYSSLLPLTHDILKKAKSYKSQYKGIEDPLSVWFLPQNAYYIRSIEMAIQRLLVNTSKYAFLKDRGEIDDLSSLAAFFYVALFRTIRKFVASFNTSNPTWIKVPDKSHRLHPAESKIVSEFREQVNNMLTLNKQCENKLFVRPRLGVASSSAIPLESEFVDYIITSPPYCTRIDYAVATLPELTLLGYSTENEFKDIRKSLIGSSTVPKHLPKLESDWGITCNAFLEQVLHHKSKASASYYYKNHMQYFDSIYKSVKEIGRVLKPGGVCSVVVQDSYYKDIHNDLPKVFTEMFLNNQLALIDQVDFVSTRNMDRINPNNKKYRSQKDAVESVLILKKNHHTNGSNTRSDS from the coding sequence ATGATACAGGATTTGAAGGAAGCTAGGAGTTCAAAAACTGCGAATAAGATAAAAGTCTCTAATCCCAAAAGGTATTCTTCTTCCGAAGAGTTTGAAACATGGTTTCCTTATTATGCAGGTTATTCCCCGGTTTTTGTTGACGATATACTAAAATCTCTAAATCATGAATCGGAATGTATACTTCTCGATCCTTGGAATGGCAGTGGAACAACAACCCATGTAGCCAGCAGACATGGTATAAAAAGCATTGGCTTTGATCTTAATCCTGTAATGGTCGTTGCTGCTAAAGCAACACATTTGAGTTCTACAGACTATAGTAGTTTATTGCCATTAACGCACGATATACTAAAAAAAGCCAAATCTTATAAATCGCAATATAAAGGAATAGAAGATCCCTTGTCGGTTTGGTTCCTGCCCCAAAATGCATATTATATTAGAAGTATAGAGATGGCTATTCAGCGACTCCTTGTAAATACTTCAAAATATGCATTTTTAAAAGATCGGGGAGAGATTGATGATCTGTCGTCACTTGCTGCTTTTTTTTATGTTGCACTCTTTAGAACAATTCGCAAGTTTGTAGCAAGCTTCAATACTTCCAATCCAACATGGATCAAAGTCCCGGATAAGTCGCATCGTTTGCATCCCGCCGAGAGTAAGATTGTTAGCGAATTTCGAGAGCAAGTAAATAATATGTTGACATTGAACAAGCAGTGCGAAAATAAATTATTTGTTCGGCCTCGTTTAGGTGTCGCCTCATCTTCTGCAATACCTCTGGAATCTGAATTTGTTGATTATATTATCACTTCACCTCCTTACTGTACACGAATTGATTATGCTGTAGCTACTTTGCCAGAATTAACACTTTTGGGTTACTCTACAGAAAATGAATTTAAAGACATTCGAAAAAGCTTAATAGGCTCGTCTACGGTTCCAAAGCATTTACCTAAATTGGAATCCGATTGGGGTATTACATGTAATGCATTTTTGGAGCAGGTTTTACATCACAAATCGAAAGCAAGTGCATCGTATTATTACAAAAACCACATGCAGTATTTTGACTCGATTTATAAATCAGTAAAAGAAATTGGTAGAGTATTAAAACCTGGTGGTGTGTGTTCTGTTGTAGTACAAGATTCTTACTACAAAGATATTCATAATGATCTGCCAAAAGTTTTTACGGAAATGTTTCTTAATAATCAATTGGCACTAATTGATCAGGTAGATTTTGTATCAACGCGAAATATGGATCGAATTAATCCCAATAACAAGAAATATAGATCTCAAAAAGATGCGGTTGAAAGTGTATTAATTTTAAAGAAAAATCACCATACAAATGGCTCAAACACCAGATCAGATAGTTAG
- a CDS encoding helix-turn-helix domain-containing protein, which produces MAAEILTREDLAIFKTELFRELRELVNAPAIQPRKWLKSYEVRDLLGISPGTLQNMRINGTLSFTKIGGLIFYEYDDILKLMEGTKKPVKRS; this is translated from the coding sequence ATGGCAGCAGAAATCCTCACCCGTGAAGATCTGGCGATCTTCAAAACAGAACTGTTCCGGGAACTACGGGAACTTGTAAACGCTCCCGCCATCCAGCCCCGGAAATGGCTTAAATCCTACGAAGTCCGCGACCTGTTAGGCATCTCACCCGGTACTCTTCAAAACATGCGTATCAATGGTACGCTCTCCTTTACCAAAATCGGCGGCTTAATCTTCTACGAGTACGACGACATCCTGAAACTGATGGAAGGCACCAAGAAACCTGTTAAGCGTTCCTGA
- a CDS encoding site-specific integrase, whose product MKVSQDLSILFHLRYDNMNPSGKATICVRITVTGFPRDGFSLGYKVDPTKFNKEAGIFMGKSAEAIEINNQLQHVRGELLRHYNLLKKQGSAVTPTMIKNAYLGVHQEKRTLLEVVDFHNGKFKEKVDKGKRENSTYKKWLTTKDKITAFLSGVLKMKDIPLERIEFSFAEDFFDYLTLTEGIQDNTAMKYLKNTKQLLKLAVQRKWLQCNPLQDYVCSYINPERDILTVAELSTLYHKQFSIPRLQEAKDAYVFMTLTGYAYKDAQLLTPDSITKYFDGEDWIVKNREKTWCRENVPLLPLAKEILRKYREHPHCVANNVLLPIKSNQRFNGYLKEISDLCGIQKNLTTHTARHTFATTVTLANGVPLETVSAMLGHKSIRTTQIYAKIVASKVSDDMRALKNRFNLSLPDSMLSVAVA is encoded by the coding sequence ATGAAAGTAAGTCAAGATTTATCAATCCTCTTTCATCTCCGGTACGATAACATGAACCCTAGCGGCAAGGCAACTATTTGCGTCCGTATTACTGTTACGGGTTTTCCCCGGGATGGTTTTTCACTGGGCTACAAAGTTGATCCCACGAAATTCAACAAAGAAGCCGGCATCTTTATGGGAAAGTCAGCAGAGGCCATTGAGATTAACAACCAGCTGCAACACGTCAGGGGTGAATTGCTACGGCACTACAACCTGTTGAAGAAGCAGGGATCAGCCGTTACCCCTACTATGATTAAAAACGCCTATCTGGGTGTTCATCAGGAAAAACGGACACTGTTGGAGGTCGTGGATTTTCATAACGGGAAGTTCAAAGAAAAGGTGGACAAGGGAAAGCGGGAAAACAGCACCTATAAAAAATGGCTCACTACAAAGGATAAGATCACAGCCTTTCTTTCCGGCGTCCTGAAAATGAAAGATATTCCACTCGAAAGAATTGAGTTTTCTTTCGCGGAAGATTTCTTCGATTATCTCACCCTTACAGAAGGTATCCAGGATAACACCGCTATGAAATACCTGAAGAACACCAAGCAGCTGTTAAAACTGGCGGTCCAGCGGAAATGGTTGCAGTGTAACCCTTTGCAGGATTATGTATGTTCCTATATCAACCCGGAGCGGGATATACTCACCGTGGCAGAACTCAGTACACTGTATCATAAACAATTTTCTATTCCCCGCCTACAGGAAGCCAAAGACGCCTACGTATTTATGACACTTACCGGCTACGCCTATAAAGATGCGCAGCTGCTTACTCCTGACAGTATCACTAAATACTTCGATGGCGAAGATTGGATTGTGAAAAACAGGGAAAAGACCTGGTGCCGTGAAAACGTTCCTTTGTTACCGTTAGCGAAAGAGATCCTGCGGAAGTATCGCGAGCATCCGCATTGCGTTGCCAACAATGTACTGCTGCCCATCAAAAGCAATCAGCGTTTTAACGGATACCTCAAAGAAATATCTGATCTCTGCGGCATTCAAAAGAACCTTACTACTCACACCGCGCGGCATACATTTGCCACCACCGTTACGCTGGCCAATGGCGTACCGCTGGAAACCGTGAGCGCCATGCTGGGGCATAAATCCATACGCACTACACAGATATATGCGAAGATTGTAGCCAGTAAGGTAAGCGATGACATGAGGGCGTTAAAGAACAGATTTAACCTTTCATTGCCTGATTCTATGCTGAGTGTAGCAGTGGCTTAA
- a CDS encoding glyoxalase superfamily protein: MSRIIPIFRMFDYAKAIQFYVDWLEFEIVWEHKPEGNPVYMRIAKGDVVMDLSEHHGDGTPGSRISITEFKGLKTFHAALIQKNYKYMKPGLERAEWNPEVLLMTVIDPFQNTIIFEEPL; encoded by the coding sequence ATGTCGCGCATTATTCCGATTTTCCGAATGTTTGACTATGCCAAAGCAATACAATTTTACGTTGACTGGCTCGAATTTGAAATTGTCTGGGAACACAAGCCGGAAGGCAATCCAGTGTATATGCGGATTGCCAAAGGTGATGTGGTGATGGATCTTTCCGAACATCATGGTGATGGCACTCCTGGCTCCAGGATCAGTATTACGGAGTTTAAAGGGCTGAAAACTTTTCATGCTGCCCTGATACAGAAAAACTATAAATACATGAAACCCGGACTGGAGCGCGCCGAATGGAACCCGGAAGTGTTGCTGATGACAGTCATTGATCCGTTCCAGAACACCATCATCTTTGAGGAGCCTTTATAG
- a CDS encoding YccF domain-containing protein — translation MNLLGNIIWLIFGGFASFLGYMVSGLLFCVTIIGIPFGVQCFKIGLFTLMPFGREIRDVPGPTGCLATLFNIIWVFTGGIWVALCHFFFGVLLTLTVIGIPFGRQHFKLMSLTFAPFGKEIY, via the coding sequence ATGAACTTACTTGGAAATATTATCTGGCTGATATTCGGCGGCTTTGCTTCCTTCCTGGGGTATATGGTGTCCGGACTGCTTTTTTGTGTAACGATTATCGGTATTCCCTTCGGTGTACAGTGTTTTAAAATAGGACTGTTTACCCTGATGCCGTTTGGCCGTGAAATAAGAGATGTACCCGGTCCCACAGGATGCCTGGCCACACTGTTTAATATTATCTGGGTCTTCACCGGCGGTATATGGGTAGCCCTCTGCCACTTTTTCTTCGGTGTGTTACTAACGCTTACGGTTATAGGTATTCCTTTTGGCCGCCAGCATTTTAAGCTGATGAGCCTTACCTTTGCTCCCTTTGGTAAAGAGATATACTGA